In a genomic window of Sulfuriferula nivalis:
- a CDS encoding rhodanese-like domain-containing protein, giving the protein MQQLSAAQLNEWLSNPSRTQPILLDVREPWEYQIAHLSNAQLMPMHTVPEQMQTLDKQAPVVVICHHGVRSMHIARLLEHHQFTDLYNLSGGINAWAHSVDLDMAVY; this is encoded by the coding sequence GTGCAACAACTCAGCGCAGCGCAACTAAACGAGTGGCTGTCCAACCCCTCACGCACACAACCAATATTGCTTGATGTGCGTGAGCCTTGGGAATACCAAATCGCCCACCTGAGCAACGCCCAGCTCATGCCTATGCACACCGTGCCCGAGCAGATGCAGACACTAGATAAGCAAGCCCCTGTCGTAGTCATCTGTCACCACGGCGTACGCAGCATGCATATCGCCAGACTATTGGAACACCACCAATTTACTGACCTTTACAACCTCAGCGGTGGCATAAATGCCTGGGCACATAGCGTAGATCTGGATATGGCGGTTTACTAG
- a CDS encoding tetratricopeptide repeat protein, with amino-acid sequence MEYNLKKLSSAIICGSICFSISANAGFFDKLRMALGATSIVFIEPPPIHETIKYRHLILQNNSSSNPLFSRLENNLTSFRINQSAYFDQVSTTPPATNEMKDTQWAIVDISTDLYEVHDERSSEIRAQCQNGKLVCHDNEASHFYVGCNTRTATVSGKITFRDAITQKTITADVGSDKEISKVCQDTGGNLVDSETLLGKAADVVSNKLTAKFTPKTDKQISKLIEEDSSLPIANDKLKQAYRLASSGDVNTALKIYNQLITDGTSDGIILFNAAYCEHAQGNFKKALELYQAASNAPNAPKDVIAELQTKVSDFVAAGIDTAVN; translated from the coding sequence ATGGAATACAACTTAAAAAAATTATCTTCCGCTATTATTTGCGGGTCAATTTGTTTTTCCATTTCCGCCAATGCTGGATTTTTTGATAAATTAAGAATGGCATTAGGTGCCACATCTATTGTTTTTATTGAACCACCACCTATTCATGAAACGATTAAATATCGGCACTTAATATTGCAGAACAACTCATCATCTAATCCGCTATTCTCACGATTAGAGAACAATCTAACCAGTTTTCGCATTAATCAATCTGCTTATTTTGATCAGGTAAGTACCACCCCACCTGCTACAAATGAGATGAAAGATACACAATGGGCCATTGTCGATATTTCAACCGATTTATACGAAGTTCATGATGAACGAAGCTCAGAAATAAGGGCGCAATGCCAAAATGGTAAGCTTGTCTGCCATGACAATGAAGCAAGTCACTTTTACGTGGGCTGTAACACTAGGACAGCGACGGTCAGCGGGAAAATCACTTTTAGAGATGCGATAACTCAAAAAACGATCACAGCAGATGTTGGATCTGACAAAGAGATATCTAAAGTTTGTCAAGACACAGGGGGCAACCTTGTGGATTCAGAAACTCTACTTGGCAAGGCTGCCGACGTTGTATCAAACAAATTAACGGCTAAATTTACACCAAAGACCGATAAACAAATTTCAAAACTGATCGAGGAAGACTCGTCCCTGCCGATCGCAAATGACAAACTTAAACAAGCTTATCGTTTAGCAAGTTCTGGAGATGTAAATACCGCGCTTAAAATATATAACCAACTCATTACGGACGGAACTTCTGACGGCATCATCCTATTTAATGCCGCATATTGTGAGCACGCTCAAGGCAACTTTAAAAAAGCCCTTGAATTGTACCAAGCAGCTAGCAATGCGCCGAACGCTCCAAAAGATGTCATAGCAGAGTTACAAACGAAGGTATCTGATTTTGTTGCCGCAGGTATTGATACCGCCGTTAATTAG
- the waaA gene encoding lipid IV(A) 3-deoxy-D-manno-octulosonic acid transferase, with the protein MIARFFYNLLIWLLLPYTLIHLLWRGRKQRGYLLHVAERFGFYTQQVTRPVIWLHAVSVGETRAAKPLVEALLAAYPHHQILLTHTTPTGRETSERLFADRVWRVYLPYDFPFAVRRFVRHFQPQLGLLMETEIWPNLISISHQHHIPMMLINARLSARSARRYAKLGRLIPDTLTQFTHIAAQTEEDATRLRQLGGQNVTVTGNLKFDNAPPAELVALGQQWRSQIGSRLIWVAASTRAGEESLILDAWQAMPDKPLLVIVPRHPQRFDEVAALLQQRQLRYQRRSSGEVISADTQIWLGDSMGELYAYYALADVAFIGGSLMPLGGQNPIEAAVVGCPIIIGASMFNFAEVAQTAITSGAAMQVQDVASLTHAVAELLADEPRRQQMHAAALTFSGSHQGATGRLMTLINQCHL; encoded by the coding sequence ATGATAGCGAGATTCTTTTATAACCTACTGATCTGGTTGCTGCTGCCTTACACGCTCATTCATCTGCTATGGCGTGGTCGCAAACAGCGCGGATATTTACTGCACGTTGCCGAGCGCTTTGGTTTTTATACCCAGCAAGTGACGCGCCCAGTGATCTGGCTGCATGCGGTATCCGTGGGAGAAACCCGAGCAGCGAAACCGTTAGTCGAGGCCTTATTGGCCGCCTATCCACATCATCAGATTTTACTCACCCATACCACCCCTACCGGGCGAGAAACCAGCGAGCGCCTGTTTGCTGACCGTGTGTGGCGAGTTTACCTGCCTTATGACTTTCCGTTTGCTGTGCGCCGGTTTGTGCGCCACTTTCAGCCGCAATTGGGTTTGCTCATGGAAACCGAGATATGGCCGAATTTAATTAGTATCAGCCATCAACATCATATTCCCATGATGTTGATCAACGCGCGCCTGTCAGCGCGTTCTGCGCGTCGTTATGCCAAGCTGGGCAGGCTAATTCCCGACACGCTGACGCAGTTCACTCACATTGCCGCTCAAACCGAAGAGGATGCCACACGCTTGCGGCAATTGGGTGGGCAAAACGTGACGGTGACGGGTAATTTGAAGTTCGATAATGCACCGCCTGCTGAATTAGTTGCGTTAGGGCAGCAATGGCGTAGCCAAATCGGCAGCAGATTAATATGGGTTGCAGCGAGTACGCGGGCAGGTGAAGAGTCGCTGATACTGGATGCCTGGCAAGCTATGCCTGATAAACCATTACTCGTCATCGTGCCACGCCATCCGCAACGTTTTGACGAGGTTGCAGCATTGTTACAGCAGCGTCAGTTACGTTATCAGCGCCGCAGTTCAGGTGAGGTAATTAGCGCAGATACGCAAATCTGGTTAGGCGACAGCATGGGTGAGCTTTACGCCTATTATGCACTGGCGGATGTCGCATTTATCGGCGGTAGCCTCATGCCGTTAGGTGGGCAGAATCCTATAGAAGCGGCGGTAGTAGGTTGCCCCATTATCATCGGCGCGTCGATGTTTAACTTCGCCGAAGTCGCGCAAACCGCCATCACCAGCGGCGCGGCAATGCAAGTGCAAGACGTAGCCAGCCTGACCCATGCCGTCGCCGAACTCCTCGCCGACGAGCCACGCCGTCAACAAATGCACGCAGCCGCGTTAACTTTCAGTGGCAGTCATCAGGGTGCTACAGGGCGGTTGATGACGTTAATTAACCAGTGCCACTTGTAA
- a CDS encoding BrnA antitoxin family protein has protein sequence MASRKPLINSDGEIRELTAEDMAKFKPAAEVLPLSLRNKLGVRGSQKAPTKERITIRLSRDVVEQFRESGDGWQTRVDSALREWLKNHSPA, from the coding sequence ATGGCAAGCCGCAAACCATTAATTAACAGTGACGGCGAGATCCGCGAACTGACCGCAGAAGATATGGCAAAATTCAAGCCAGCCGCTGAAGTGTTGCCACTGTCCCTTAGAAATAAACTAGGAGTGCGTGGCTCCCAGAAGGCGCCAACCAAAGAACGCATTACCATTCGGTTATCACGAGACGTGGTTGAGCAATTCCGCGAAAGCGGTGATGGCTGGCAAACCCGTGTGGACTCAGCCTTGCGCGAGTGGCTCAAAAATCATTCTCCGGCATAA
- the thiC gene encoding phosphomethylpyrimidine synthase ThiC, producing MNANPEFLAANAHVDEAAIKPLPNSRKVYVQGSRADIQVPMREISQSDTSASYGAEPNPPIYVYDCSGPYSDPAVSIDIREGLAGVRTPWIEGRGDTEVLSGLSSEFGNERLHNAELQSMRFPGLVRQPRKAIAGKNVTQMHYARQGIVTPEMEYVAIRENMRRQEYLESLKNSGPTGQKMFELMGRQHRGHSYGAALPETMTAEFVREEIARGRAIIPANINHPEIEPMIIGRNFLVKINANIGNSALGSSIQEEVEKMTWAIRWGGDTVMDLSTGKNIHETREWIIRNSPVPIGTVPIYQALEKVNGKAEDLTWEMFRDTLIEQAEQGVDYFTIHAGIRLAHVPLTANRMTGIVSRGGSIMAKWCLAHHQESFLYTHFEDICEIMKAYDVSFSLGDGLRPGSIYDANDDAQLAELKTLGELTQVAWKHDCQVMIEGPGHVPMQMIKENMDLQLDWCDEAPFYTLGPLTTDIAPGYDHITSAIGAAQIGWYGTAMLCYVTPKEHLGLPDKNDVKDGIMAYKVAAHAADLAKGHPGAQIRDNALSKARFEFRWEDQFNLGLDPDKAREFHDETLPKDSAKVAHFCSMCGPHFCSMKITQDVRDYAQAQGLSEQAALTKGMEVKAIEFVKQGSEIYSKA from the coding sequence ATGAACGCCAATCCAGAATTTCTCGCCGCGAATGCCCATGTTGATGAGGCCGCGATTAAGCCATTGCCGAATTCACGTAAAGTTTACGTGCAAGGTTCGCGCGCAGATATACAAGTGCCTATGCGTGAAATCAGCCAGTCTGATACCTCTGCTTCTTATGGCGCTGAGCCTAACCCACCGATTTATGTTTATGACTGCTCGGGTCCTTATTCTGACCCAGCTGTCAGTATCGATATCCGTGAAGGTTTAGCGGGTGTACGTACACCGTGGATAGAAGGTCGTGGCGATACCGAGGTATTGTCAGGGCTGAGTTCGGAATTTGGTAATGAGCGTTTACACAACGCTGAACTGCAATCTATGCGTTTCCCCGGTCTGGTGCGCCAGCCACGTAAAGCAATCGCAGGCAAAAATGTAACCCAAATGCATTATGCACGTCAGGGCATCGTTACCCCTGAGATGGAGTATGTGGCTATCCGTGAGAATATGCGCCGCCAGGAATATCTGGAGTCACTCAAGAATTCTGGCCCTACAGGTCAAAAAATGTTTGAACTGATGGGTCGCCAGCATCGCGGCCATTCGTATGGGGCGGCATTGCCAGAAACCATGACAGCTGAATTTGTGCGTGAAGAAATTGCCCGTGGCCGTGCGATTATTCCAGCCAACATCAACCACCCAGAAATCGAACCTATGATCATCGGGCGTAACTTCCTGGTGAAAATTAACGCAAATATTGGCAACTCTGCACTGGGCTCTTCCATCCAGGAAGAAGTCGAAAAAATGACCTGGGCTATCCGTTGGGGTGGTGACACGGTGATGGATTTATCAACGGGTAAAAACATCCACGAAACTCGCGAGTGGATAATTCGTAATTCACCTGTACCCATCGGTACTGTGCCTATCTATCAGGCTTTGGAAAAAGTTAACGGTAAGGCAGAAGACCTGACCTGGGAAATGTTCCGTGATACGTTGATAGAGCAAGCGGAGCAGGGTGTGGATTATTTCACTATCCATGCCGGTATACGTCTGGCGCATGTGCCACTGACAGCGAACCGCATGACAGGTATTGTTTCGCGTGGCGGTTCGATTATGGCGAAATGGTGTCTGGCGCACCATCAGGAAAGTTTCCTTTACACCCATTTTGAAGATATCTGCGAAATCATGAAAGCCTATGACGTCAGTTTTAGTTTGGGTGATGGATTGCGTCCAGGTTCAATTTACGATGCCAATGACGATGCACAATTGGCTGAATTGAAAACGCTAGGTGAATTGACTCAGGTAGCGTGGAAGCATGATTGCCAGGTGATGATAGAAGGTCCTGGACACGTGCCTATGCAGATGATTAAAGAGAACATGGATTTGCAGCTGGACTGGTGTGATGAAGCGCCGTTCTACACCTTGGGACCTTTGACCACCGATATTGCACCTGGCTATGATCACATCACCAGCGCGATTGGTGCAGCACAGATAGGCTGGTATGGCACGGCAATGTTGTGCTATGTCACACCGAAAGAGCATTTGGGCTTGCCTGACAAGAATGACGTCAAGGACGGCATCATGGCGTACAAAGTAGCAGCGCACGCGGCGGATTTAGCTAAGGGTCATCCTGGTGCACAGATACGTGATAATGCACTGTCTAAGGCGCGTTTTGAGTTCCGCTGGGAAGATCAGTTCAATCTGGGGCTGGATCCAGATAAGGCGCGTGAATTCCATGATGAAACTTTGCCTAAAGATTCAGCCAAAGTGGCACATTTCTGCTCCATGTGTGGCCCGCATTTCTGCTCGATGAAGATTACTCAAGACGTGCGTGATTACGCGCAGGCACAGGGTTTGTCAGAACAAGCGGCCTTGACCAAAGGCATGGAAGTTAAGGCAATAGAGTTCGTAAAACAGGGTTCTGAGATTTACAGCAAGGCATAA
- a CDS encoding BrnT family toxin, which yields MKIDFDPIKNERNIKERQLSFDRAAEVDFNTALVFPDTRKAYGETRYIALCYLDCRLHVLCFTETETGIRVISFRKANTREANKHGKPQTIN from the coding sequence ATGAAAATCGATTTTGATCCGATCAAGAACGAACGAAATATCAAAGAGCGTCAACTTTCGTTTGATCGAGCGGCAGAAGTCGATTTCAATACTGCGCTGGTATTTCCTGATACCCGAAAAGCATATGGCGAAACTCGTTACATCGCGCTGTGCTACCTGGATTGCCGGCTGCACGTGCTGTGCTTTACCGAGACCGAAACGGGCATTCGGGTAATCAGTTTCCGTAAAGCTAATACGAGAGAGGCAAATAAACATGGCAAGCCGCAAACCATTAATTAA
- a CDS encoding protein-L-isoaspartate O-methyltransferase family protein translates to MNIEQVRFNMIEQQIRPWDVLNQTVLDLLVQVKREDFVPAQYSTLAFVDMEIPLGHDEVMMSPKLEARILQEVAVQPTDTVLEIGTGSGYLTALLSHLAKRVYSVDIISDFKMQAHAKLAAHGIKNVNLESGDAAKGWSKHGKYDVIIVTGSLPVLPESMLKDLNIGGRLFAITGDAPAMSAQLITCMGADSYNTVTLFETNIKPLKNAVQPERFVF, encoded by the coding sequence ATGAATATAGAACAAGTCCGTTTTAACATGATAGAGCAGCAAATTCGTCCTTGGGATGTGCTCAACCAAACCGTACTCGACCTGTTAGTTCAGGTGAAACGCGAAGATTTCGTCCCAGCACAATACAGCACCCTCGCTTTCGTCGATATGGAAATTCCATTAGGTCACGATGAAGTCATGATGTCGCCAAAACTGGAAGCGCGCATATTGCAAGAAGTCGCCGTGCAACCCACCGACACCGTGCTGGAAATCGGCACAGGTAGCGGCTACCTCACCGCCCTGCTTTCCCACCTGGCCAAACGTGTTTACAGTGTCGATATCATTTCTGATTTCAAAATGCAGGCACATGCCAAGCTCGCTGCGCATGGTATTAAGAATGTTAATCTGGAATCTGGCGATGCTGCCAAGGGCTGGTCTAAACACGGCAAATATGACGTCATCATCGTCACTGGCTCGCTGCCTGTATTGCCTGAATCCATGTTAAAAGACCTCAACATCGGCGGCCGTTTATTCGCTATCACTGGCGATGCACCTGCCATGTCAGCGCAGCTTATCACCTGCATGGGCGCAGACTCATATAACACCGTCACCCTGTTTGAAACCAACATCAAACCACTAAAAAACGCAGTACAACCTGAGCGTTTCGTATTTTAG
- a CDS encoding class I SAM-dependent methyltransferase, translating into MSLPVPTPEALSISQQLVQVINEEIQARGWISFARYMELALYAPGLGYYSAGAAKLGAAGDFVTAPEISPLFGRSLAQQVAQVLRVTGGDVLEVGAGSGRLACDILAELIRLECAPGHYYILEVSADLRERQQQLVAKELPDWINKVQWLSELPAAFTGCIIGNEVLDAMPVHIIHQIQHGLYERGVVSENQQFVWQDQPLTQGVLFDAATALALMPDYLTEINLSAQGFISSLGQCLQRGAIVMIDYGFGEGEYYHPQRNQGTLMCHYRQHAHPDPYYLPGLQDITAHVDFTAVGVAGIDAGLQLAGYTSQAQFLINCGITDLLALTSADDVAAYVPQVAAVQKLMSPAEMGELFKVMAWTRAMEMPLLGFTQGDQTRRL; encoded by the coding sequence GTCATTACCCGTACCTACGCCTGAAGCATTATCCATTAGCCAGCAACTGGTGCAAGTCATTAACGAGGAAATACAAGCCCGTGGCTGGATATCGTTTGCACGCTATATGGAATTAGCATTGTACGCACCTGGTCTGGGTTATTACAGTGCGGGGGCGGCGAAACTGGGTGCGGCAGGTGATTTTGTGACCGCGCCTGAAATTTCACCCTTGTTTGGACGCAGTCTGGCGCAACAAGTTGCACAGGTTTTGCGGGTAACGGGCGGGGATGTGCTTGAGGTTGGCGCTGGCAGCGGGCGTTTGGCGTGTGATATCTTGGCTGAATTGATACGGCTGGAGTGCGCGCCTGGTCATTACTACATTCTGGAAGTGAGCGCAGACTTACGTGAGCGGCAGCAGCAGCTGGTTGCCAAAGAGTTACCAGACTGGATAAATAAAGTGCAGTGGCTGAGTGAGCTTCCCGCTGCATTCACTGGATGCATTATCGGCAACGAGGTGCTGGATGCGATGCCAGTGCATATCATTCATCAGATACAGCACGGCTTGTATGAACGCGGTGTGGTGAGTGAAAACCAGCAATTCGTCTGGCAGGATCAGCCGCTTACTCAAGGTGTGTTATTCGATGCAGCAACTGCATTGGCGTTAATGCCCGATTACCTCACCGAAATCAATTTAAGCGCGCAGGGCTTTATCAGCAGCTTGGGTCAGTGCCTGCAACGCGGCGCAATAGTGATGATAGATTATGGGTTTGGCGAGGGCGAGTATTATCATCCGCAACGCAATCAGGGTACGCTGATGTGCCATTATCGGCAGCACGCTCATCCTGATCCATACTATTTGCCCGGCTTGCAGGACATTACCGCCCACGTTGATTTCACCGCTGTGGGGGTGGCGGGCATAGATGCAGGTTTGCAGTTGGCTGGTTACACCAGTCAGGCGCAATTTCTGATTAATTGTGGGATTACTGATTTGTTAGCACTCACTTCAGCTGATGATGTTGCCGCCTATGTGCCGCAAGTTGCGGCGGTGCAAAAACTTATGAGCCCAGCTGAAATGGGTGAGCTGTTCAAAGTGATGGCATGGACACGGGCTATGGAGATGCCACTGCTCGGTTTTACACAAGGCGATCAAACGCGGCGATTATGA